The DNA segment GTTATTTTAGAAGTTACATTAACTACTATTTGTTCAAGTGATATTCATATTAAAAAAGGTTTTGTACCAAGAGCAAAAAAGGAAACTGTACTTGGACATGAATTTGTAGGAGTGATAAAAGAAAAAGGTAAAAATGTAAAAAAATTTAATATTGGTGATAGAGTGGCTGTTAACTGTGAAACATTTTGTGGAGAATGTTTTTACTGTAAAAAAGGATATGTAAATAACTGCACTGATAAAAATGGTGGTTGGGCTTTAGGATGTAGAATAGATGGAGGACAGGGAGAATTTGTCCGTATTCCTTTTGCTGATAATTGTCTTACGAAAATACCTGATAATGTCACAGATGAAGAAGCTCTTTTTACAGGAGATTTACTTTCAACAGGATATTGGGCTTGTAAAATAGGGGAAATTTCAAAAGAAGATACAATAGTTATAATAGGAGCAGGACCTACAGGTCTTTGTACAATGATGTGTGCAAAACTTTTTGAACCAAAAAGAATTATAGCAGTAGATATAGATGAAAGAAGACTCAATCTAGCAAAAGAAAATAAATATGCAGATATTATAATAAATTCAGCAAAAGAAAATGTAAAAGATGAAATTCTAAAATATACTGATATGAGAGGTGCAGATAAAGTTTTTGAAGTGGCAGGTGGAAAAGATACTTTTTCTATGGCAATGGATATAGCAAGACCAAATGCTACAATTATTTTAGTCGCAATGTATGAGGAAAATCAAGTTCTAGCTCTTCTAGAAATGTATGGAAAAAATCTTACAATAAAATTTGGTGGTGTTGATGGAATTTATTGTGAAGATATAATGGAAAATATAGAAAATAAAAAAATAGATGCTACACCTCTTATAACTCACAGATTAAATTTTGAAAATATAATGAGAGGTTATGATATTTTTGAAAATAAAAAAGATGGAGTTATAAAAATTGCTGTAAAAGTAAAATAATAAATTAAAAATATATAGATGAAAATTTAATAAAAATTAAATTAATGATGAAGAGAAAGCAGAGGCACGGTTTAACCGTGCTTTTTATATTAAAGTTATTTCTAAAAATATATTTTTTAAAAGAAATTTTCGTATGAAATGAATCATAAAATATTTATACAATTATCATTGAATAAAAATATAACAAAAATATAAACAAATTGTATTTTTTTATGGTATAATGTTATTATATAAATCATAAATTATAAAATCTTAAAAATGTAATTAAGTACCATTAAAAAAAGGAGGTATATTTTATGGAATTGGAAAAATTAATTTATACTGTAGAAGATGGTATTGGAATTGTTACAATGAATTATTTAAAAAATCTTAATGCAATTGATGAGAAAATGGCTGATGAATTAATGTATGTTGTAGATGCAGCTGAAAAAGATCCTGAAGTAAAAGTTCTTGTTATAAAAAGTGCAGGAAAAGCATTTTCAGCAGGAGGGGACATTGGTTATTTTTACAAATTGATTCAAGCCGGAGGAGAAGTAAACATGGATGGTCTGATTGCTAAAGTTGGTATTGTTGCTGATGGCATGAAGAAAATGAGTAAAATGGTTATTACTTCTGTATCTGGTGCAGCTGCTGGTGCTGGTGTAAGTCTTGCACTTGGAGGAGATTTTATGATTTGTGCTGATAATGCAAAATTCATTTTAGCATTTGTTAATCTAGGACTTGTTCCAGATACAGGAGCAACTTATCTTCTTTCTAAGGCTATAGGAGTACCTCGTACAATGGAACTGGCAGCAACAGGAAGACCTGTATCAGCAGAGGAAGCTAAAGAACTTGGATTAGCATATAAAGTTACGACTGTTGAAGAATTAGAAGAGGTAACTATGAAATTTGCAAAAAAATTAGCTGCAGGTCCACTTATTTCTTACAAAAATATTAAAAAGCAAATTTATGATGCTAATTATTCTGATTATAAGAAGTGGCTTGATGAAACTGAAATCCCTACTCAAAGAGAATGTGCTGCTTCAATGGATTTCCAAGAAGGCTGCAAGGCATTTATGGAAAAAAGAAAAGCTGTTTTTAAAGGTAAGTAATTAATCATATAAAGAAAGGTGGGGATGAAATTGTTATCAAAAGTATTCTCAAAAGAAGAAATTCTTAAAAAATTTCATGATGGTCAGACTATAATGTTTGGAGATTGGCATGGAGAATTTGCAGCAGATGATATTATTGAAGGAATGTTGGAAAAAGGTGTTAAAGATATTCATGCAATAGCAGTATCTGCAGGAATGCCAGATCTTGGTGTAGGTAAACTGATTAACTCTAAAAGAGTAAAGAGTCTTATCACAACACATATTGCATTTAATCCCATAGCAAGAGATCAGATGTTTGCAGGAGAACTTGATATTGAATTCAGTCCTCAGGGAACATTTTCTGAAAGAATTCGTTGTGGAGGATATGGTTTAGGAGGTTGTTTGACGCCTACTGGACTTGGAACAGAAGTAGAAGAAGGAAAACAAAAATTAGAAATAAATGGAAAAGAATATTTATTAGAGCTACCATTAAGAGCTGATATAACTCTTATAAAAGCAACTAAGGCTGATAAAGCAGGAAATATTTCTTTCAGAATGAATTCAAGAGCAATAAGTACAGAAATGGCTTTTGCAGGAGATTTAGTTATAGTAGAAGCTGAAGAATTAGTTGAAATAGGAGAATTGAAACCTAATGAAATAGATGTGCCAGCTCCATTAGTTGATATGATATATGTAAGAGAAGGTAACACAAGACATATGTGTCCTTATTGGCAAAGACTAAAACAAAAAGCACAAGAAGGAGGTAGATAGTGATGGCTGAATTAAAAGGGCGTGCATTAATTGCTTCTCGTTGTGCAAAATTTTTTAAAGATGGAGACTTTGTAAATTTAGGAATAGGAGTTCCTTTAATGTGTGTAAACTATCTTCCAAAAGGTGTAGATTTATGGCTTGAAGCTGAAATTGGTACAGTAGGAAGTGGACCTTCTCCAAGTTGGGATGATGCAGATATTGATACAATTGATGCTGGAGGTATGCCTGCTTCTTTGATTCCTGGAGGAAGTGTTCATGATCATACAACAAGTTTTGGATTTATTCGTGGTGGTCATATTGATATAGCAGTTCTTGGTACTCTTCAAGTTGATCAGGAAGGAAATATTGCAAATTGGAAAATTCCTGGAAAATTACTTCCTGGAATGGGAGGAGCAATGGATTTATGTTCTGGGGTAAAAAGAATAATAGTTGCAACAGAACATTGTGAAAAAAATGGTTCTTCAAAAATTTTAAAGAAATGTACATTACCACTTACAGGAAAAAGCTGTGTAACTGACATTGTAACAGAAAGATGTTATTTTAAAGTGACACCTGAAGGACTTGTTCTTAAAGAAATTGCTCCTGGATATACTGTAGATGATATTCTTGCAGCTACAGAAGCTGATGTTATAGTTCCTGATGAAATTGGAGTTATGGAATAATTTGTTATAAATAAAGAGGCTGTGGTTTTACAGCCTCTTTTCTTTTGTGATTATTGATATAAAATATCTCTTATTCCTTTTTTATATTTACTATCATGTTCAAGTTGTATTTTATTATTTTTAAGAAGGAATTTTTTACTTCCTTTTTCAGCAATAAGACCAGAAAAAGGATCTAAATCTTGATAATAAAGTTTTCCGTTTGCAACAAGATTATCAATATATTCAAAACGGCTTGGAGTATAATAACCATTATCAATAATTTTTTTATAAAATTCTTTCCATACAGGTGCAGCTAAAGCTCCTCCAGTAGTATTTCCCATTTTAGAGTTGTCATCATAACCAAGATATACTGTTGTTACAAGCTCAGGAGTAAATCCTGCATACCATACTGTACGGGCATCATTTGTTGTACCTGTTTTACCTGCTTGTTCAATAGTTTTTCCATATTTAGTTTTAACTTGGGCAGAACGACTTGTACCTGTTTTTGTAGAGCTTATTAAAAGATTTGTCATAAGAGCAATATCTTCAGAATCAAAAGTTTTTTCTATTACAGGTGTGTATTTGTAAAGAGTATTATCATTTTTATCTCTTACTTCTAAAAGAAATACAGGTTCAACAGCATAACCTCCATTTGAGAAAACAGCATATGCTTTTGCAAGTTCCATTGGTGTTCCTACAAGAGAACCAAGAGAAGCTGTTAAATCATTAGGTGGATTAAGATTAGTTTTTGTTTTTTTGATAGTTTCTTTTAGTTTTTCATGTCCTAAATCTCTAAGAAGCTTTATAGAAATCATATTTACAGATTTATCAAGTCCTTCTAAAAGAGTTGAATTTTTTCTATAAAGAGTACCAACATTTTTAGGGGCCCATTTTCCAAAGATAACTCTTGAATCTTCTACAATAGTATTTTCACTTTTTCCATCTATAATTGCAGAAAGATATACAAAAGGCTTGAATGCTGAACCAATCTGACGCTTTGCATCAAGGGCTCTGTTAAAGTTTCCAGGCTGGAAGTTTTTTCCTCCTATTATAGAGATAACATGTCCGTTTGAAGAGTTAATAGTAATCATACCTCCTTGAAGATTCTCATCTTTTACAAGAGGTTCATAATTATTAAAAACTTCTTCTGCAGTTTTTTGGATATCAAAATCTAAAGTAGTATAAACTTTAAGCCCTCCATTATATATTGTTTCCTCATCAAAATTTTTCATAAGCATTTCTTGAACTGTGTCAGTAAAGCTTGGCACTTTAGATTTATTCACAAATCCTTTTTTATATACAACGGTGACTGCATCTTTATCTATTTTTGTAAAATCATAATCAGAAGGAAGATTTTCTTCCAGAATAAATTTATGAGCAAGAGCCTTATCATATTCTTCTTTTGTAATCATATCATATTTAAGCATTTGTCCAAGAACAACATGAGTTCTTCCAAGAGAAAGTTTTAAATTCCTTCTTGGGTTGTATGCTCCTGGTCTGTTTGGCATACCAGCAAGCATAGCACTTTCAGCAAGATTAAGATCTTTAGGTTCTTTTTTAAATAGTGACTGTGAAGCACTTCTTATACCATAATCTCCTTCACCAAAATAAATTTCATTAAGATATTTTTCAAAAATTTCATCTTTTGTATATCTTTTTTCTATTTCAATAGTGATTATAGCTTCTTTTATTTTTCTTGAAAGTTTTCTCTCATGAGAAAGAAAAGCATTTCTTGAAAGCTGCTGTGTAAATGAGCTTGCTCCCTGTCTTGCTCTTCCAGAACTCATATTTATAAACAGAGCTCTTAAAAGTCCTACAGGATCAATACCATAATGACTATAAAATCTTCTGTCCTCAATAGAAAGAAAGGCATCTTTTACAACCTGAGGGACATTTTCAAATTTAACAGGAACTCTTGATTCCTTATAAATTATATCTATTACTTTTCCATTTCTGTCATATATTTGTGTGGGAATAGAGGGAGTATAAGACTCTACAAGCTCTGCTATATTTGGTATTTCTTTTTTATAGTGGTTAACTATAAGAAATACAGCAACAGTACCTGTAATTCCCGCTGCAATAATAATACCGGCAGTGATTTTCAATATTTTTTTCCACATATTAATCTCCAGATTTATTGTAAAATATTATTTTGCATTTCTTTGTCTCAATTGACCACATGCACCATCAATATCAGTACCTTTTTCTCCTCTTATAACAACATTTACTTTTCTGTCATTTTTAAGAATATTATAGAATTTTTCAATTTTCTTTTGACTAGGTCTTTCAAAATCATTTTCTACAACTGGATTATAAGGAATAAGATTTAATGTGTGATCAAATTCATGCATGAAATCTGCAAGGACATTTGCATCTGTATCTGAAACATTAAATTCTTTTATAAGAATATATTCAAAAGTTATTCTACGATTTGTAATTCTTTGGTATTCTTTTAAAACTGTGAAAAGATCTTCTAACGGAAATCTTTTGTTTATAGGAATAAGCTGGTCTCTTTTTTCATTGAATACAGCATGAAGAGATACAGCAAGTTCAACAGGAAGTTTTTCTTCAAGAAGTTTTTCAATTCCTGGAACGATACCAGATGTAGATATTGTTATTTTTCTTTTTGAAATGTTTAGTCCATTTTCATGTGATAAAAGAATTATAGCTTTCATTAAATTATTAATATTTAAAAGTGGTTCTCCCATTCCCATGAAAACGATGTTATTTACACTTTCACCTTTATTTCTAAGTCTTCTTTCAATAGTATAAACTTGGTTTATTATTTCGTGAACATCTAAATTTCTTTCAAATCCTGAAGCTCCTGTTGCACAGAAAGCACATTTTACAGGACAACCTACTTGTGTTGAAACACAAAGAGTATTTCTTGTTTTATGTTTTAAAAGTACAGTTTCTATTGTATTTCCATCTTCAAGTTTAAAAAGAAATTTTTCAGTTCCATCAATTTTAGAAACTTTATGGTCCATAAGATTAAAAAGAGGGATATAAGTTTTTTCAAAAAGCATTTCCCTGTCTTTTAAAGATATATTTGACATATCATTTATATTTCTTATTAATTTTCCATGAAGCCAGTTGAAAATTTGTTTTCCATAGAATTTTTTCATACCTGAAGCAAGGATATAGTCAGTTAATTCCTTTTCATCAAGGTTTAATAAATTTAATTTAAAATCTTCCATTTTTCCTCCGAATGTAATTAAAGTTTAAGCCATATTATATCAGATAAGCAGTAAAAAAACAATCAGATAAAATTATACAATCTTTTTAAAACTCTCAATTATAATATTTTCATCTGTAATGCCTTTTATATTTCCTTGTTTTGCTCCTCCTCCACCTTTAACAGAACTGTCAGCATTTAAAATTTCTTTTATAAGAAGAGAGCAGTTTATATCTTCTCCAGCAATAAGAGCAGAATCTTCGTATAATCCAATAAAGGTAAGTTTATCTTCTGCAAGAACTTTTTTTAGTTCATTTACAAGTTCTTTTTCTCCATGAAATACAACAACTTTATGAGAGTTTATCTCTATAGCATTTTTAAGGATATCTTCTTTAAGAGATAAAGCATAGTTATGAAGAAGAAGGTTATAAGATTTTTTTAAATCTTCATGTTCTTTTTTGAAGTTTTCAATTTTTTCTATTATTTCATTATCACGACAACTGAATTTATGATTAAGAGATTTTATAATTTCAGATTTATTTTCATAATCTTTAATGGCTCTGTCTCCAGCAATGAAAGTAAATCTTGTATATTTTCCTTTTATTCTTTCGTGTGATAAAATTTTAAAAACTCTTATATCTTTAATATCATTTACATGAAATCCTGCACAGGCACAAAGATCATAGTCTTCTATTTTTATAAGTCTTATATATTCATCAGTAATTTTAGGACTTATTTTTTTTCTTAGTCCTGAAATTGTATCTGCTTCATATCTCATTATAGTTGTTCCAAGAACTTTTGCACCTTTTAAAATAGCTTCATTTACTTTATCAGAAAGTTCTTTAACAGTTTCTTCTGAAATTGAGTCGCTATCTAAATCAATAGTAGAAACCTCTTCTCCCATTCTGAATCCTACATTATGCAAGTTATAATCTTTTAATGCAATCCCTGAGAAAAGATGTTCTGCAGTATGCTGCATAGCAATATCTTTTCTTCTGTTTGTATCTATATAATATTCATATTCACCTTTTTCAATTTTTTCTGCAATTATAATTTTATCTTCTTTAGCTTCTAAAATAGGAATATTATTAATATGTCCTCTGTCTCCAAGTTGTCCGCCTTTTCCATCAGGGTAAATTTTTGTTGAAAACAGATCAATATATTCTACTTCTACAGCATAATTATCTTTATATTTTTCACAGTTTTTAATTCCTATGAGCATGATATCCTCCTGTTAAATTAAAATTTGCTTTCAGTTAACATTATACAATATATTAAAAAATATTCCAAAATTAATTGATGTTTTTTAATATAAAAATTTATTGACAATAAAATAAAAATAGGATATTATATTTTAGTATGATAAATTGCCTTATGCAAGGAAATATAATAAAAAAGCCTGGATGGTGAAATTGGTAAACACGATGGACTCAAAATCCATTGGTAGCAATACCCTGCGGGTTCGAGTCCCGCTCCAGGCACCACTTTAAAGAGTAAAACCATATAATTTTATATGGTTTTTTTATTTTATAAAATAAAAAACAGCATTTAATATTAAAATACTAAATGCTGTCTAAAAAATTATTATTTTTATTATTTATAACGCTTAGAAAGTTCAGTGAAGTCTTTTATAAATTCTTCTACATGTTCTTTTTTAGTAGCCCAAGAAGTAACAAAACGGATAACACTGTTATTATCATCATATTTTTCAATGAAAGTATATTTGTATTTTAGGCTAAGATCTTGTATAAGTTTATTAGGAAGTATAGGGAACTGCTGATTACTGTATGAATCAGTAGCAAATCCAAATCCATTATCAGAGAAACATTTTTTAAGCATATCTGCCATCTTATTTGAATGTTCACCAATTTCGTAATATAAATTATCTTTGAAAAGTTCTCCAAATTGAAGTCCAAGAAGTCTTCCTTTTGCAAGAAGTGCTCCTCTTTGTTTTATAGCATATTGGAAACCATCAAATATATCTTTATTTACAAATACAGCAACTTCTCCAAATAAAGCTCCACATTTAGTTCCACCAATATAGAAAACATCAGTTAATTTAGGATAATCTGTAAGAGCTATATCATTATATTCAGATGTAAGAGCAGAAGCAAGTCTTGCTCCGTCCATGAATAGATAAAGTCCATGTTCTTTACAGCAACTATACAGTGCTTCAAGTTCAGCTTTTTTATAAAGAGTTCCTATTTCTGTAGGGTTTGAAATATATACCATTTTAGGTTCAACATTATGTGCATCAGTGTGAAGGCTTAAAACTTTTTCTACAAGTGCAGGAGTAAGTTTTCCTTCAGGAGCAGGAATAAGTTCAACTTTATGTCCTGTAGCTTCAATAGCTCCTGTTTCATGTCCGTTTATATGTCCTGTTTCAGCTGATATAACTGATTGGTGTGGACGAAGAATTTGAGAAATAACAAGAAGGTTTGTTTGAGTTCCTCCAACAATAAAACGAATATTACAATCATCACATTGGATTTTTTCTTTTATTATTTTATACGCTTCAAGAGTATATGGATCTTCTCCATATCCATCTGTCTGCTCTAAATTTGTTCTTAATAAAGTTTCAAGTACACGAGGATGAGCTCCTTCACTGTAATCATTTTTAAAACTAATCATGCCTGACCCCCCTTAATAATTTTATTCTGTTTTTTATTATACTTTATATTATAAAGTATAATCTGTTTGTAGAGATTTGTAAAGAAATATATGTAAATGAATTAAAAAAATAAAAAATGTTAAATATAAAAACATATAGAAAGTAATATTTTAAATATCATATAGCTTAATCAAAAAATAAGATGGTTTTGTAGTAGAAAATTTAAGGAAATGATACTATAATATATAAAATTATTTTTTATGGAGAGTGGTGGTTTTGACTAGAGAAGAAATTTTAAATCTTGAGGGAAAAATTATAGAAAAAGAACTTTTTCAGCTTATGTTTGAAAGTGAATGTGTAATGAATTTTCAAAATTGTGGAATGAGTGGATTAAAAAAAGGATATAATTGGTTTATAGTAACTCTTATAGACGGAACAGAAGTAAATTTATACTGCATAGAGTAAATCTTTTACAGTAAATATCTAAAGGCTGTTGCATTTTCTAATTTATAAAAATAAAATTTTATTTTTATAGATTTACAACAGCCCTTTTTTATAGTATTAAATGTACTCTTGTTCAAAGATTATAAAACTTATTTCAAGTTCTATTTGTTTTTTCAATTTTTCATTTGAAAGGATAAAATCTTTATATTCAATAAACTTTTCTTTCCACTCTTCAATAGAATTTATATCTTTAAATTCACTTCTTATAGAATCATAATTTCCATCTATATATAAACTTTCTCCTTCAAGGAAAGAATATTCAATTCCATTTCTTGAAAGATTTTTTAAATCATTATAATTCAGATTAAAAGCCTCCACAGCTTTAACATATTCTAATGTTATATTGCTTCTGCTTACAGCCTCATCATCAGTGCATATAATCATAGGAACATTATATTTTTTATAAAGTGAGAAAGGATGATTTTTTTCTTTTATTCCTAAAATAATATCGTTACTTGAAAGACATATTTCAACAGCAATTTTATTTGTGTTCATAAAATTTAAGAGAGCCTTACAGTTTTCTTCCCATGGAATGCTGACTCCATGTCCTATTCTTTTTGCAGCAGGAAATTTTTGCTCATTCTTATTTCTTGTAAGAAAGATAGTACTACATATTCTGTCGTTCATATCTTCTAAAGGTGAACGGAGAAGATTAAGTTCTCCTGCATGAAGTGTAAGATTTATTTTCTTTTGTGAACTAATGTATTTTTCAGAAAGATATTTATAGATAAATTTTAAAATTTTTAGATGATTTTCAAAATTTTCTCTGGAAGGGAT comes from the Fusobacterium perfoetens genome and includes:
- a CDS encoding alcohol dehydrogenase, whose protein sequence is MKAVVFKDIINLTFEERENPKIENESDVILEVTLTTICSSDIHIKKGFVPRAKKETVLGHEFVGVIKEKGKNVKKFNIGDRVAVNCETFCGECFYCKKGYVNNCTDKNGGWALGCRIDGGQGEFVRIPFADNCLTKIPDNVTDEEALFTGDLLSTGYWACKIGEISKEDTIVIIGAGPTGLCTMMCAKLFEPKRIIAVDIDERRLNLAKENKYADIIINSAKENVKDEILKYTDMRGADKVFEVAGGKDTFSMAMDIARPNATIILVAMYEENQVLALLEMYGKNLTIKFGGVDGIYCEDIMENIENKKIDATPLITHRLNFENIMRGYDIFENKKDGVIKIAVKVK
- a CDS encoding enoyl-CoA hydratase/isomerase family protein, which translates into the protein MELEKLIYTVEDGIGIVTMNYLKNLNAIDEKMADELMYVVDAAEKDPEVKVLVIKSAGKAFSAGGDIGYFYKLIQAGGEVNMDGLIAKVGIVADGMKKMSKMVITSVSGAAAGAGVSLALGGDFMICADNAKFILAFVNLGLVPDTGATYLLSKAIGVPRTMELAATGRPVSAEEAKELGLAYKVTTVEELEEVTMKFAKKLAAGPLISYKNIKKQIYDANYSDYKKWLDETEIPTQRECAASMDFQEGCKAFMEKRKAVFKGK
- a CDS encoding CoA transferase subunit A; translation: MKLLSKVFSKEEILKKFHDGQTIMFGDWHGEFAADDIIEGMLEKGVKDIHAIAVSAGMPDLGVGKLINSKRVKSLITTHIAFNPIARDQMFAGELDIEFSPQGTFSERIRCGGYGLGGCLTPTGLGTEVEEGKQKLEINGKEYLLELPLRADITLIKATKADKAGNISFRMNSRAISTEMAFAGDLVIVEAEELVEIGELKPNEIDVPAPLVDMIYVREGNTRHMCPYWQRLKQKAQEGGR
- a CDS encoding 3-oxoacid CoA-transferase subunit B, producing the protein MAELKGRALIASRCAKFFKDGDFVNLGIGVPLMCVNYLPKGVDLWLEAEIGTVGSGPSPSWDDADIDTIDAGGMPASLIPGGSVHDHTTSFGFIRGGHIDIAVLGTLQVDQEGNIANWKIPGKLLPGMGGAMDLCSGVKRIIVATEHCEKNGSSKILKKCTLPLTGKSCVTDIVTERCYFKVTPEGLVLKEIAPGYTVDDILAATEADVIVPDEIGVME
- a CDS encoding transglycosylase domain-containing protein, whose product is MWKKILKITAGIIIAAGITGTVAVFLIVNHYKKEIPNIAELVESYTPSIPTQIYDRNGKVIDIIYKESRVPVKFENVPQVVKDAFLSIEDRRFYSHYGIDPVGLLRALFINMSSGRARQGASSFTQQLSRNAFLSHERKLSRKIKEAIITIEIEKRYTKDEIFEKYLNEIYFGEGDYGIRSASQSLFKKEPKDLNLAESAMLAGMPNRPGAYNPRRNLKLSLGRTHVVLGQMLKYDMITKEEYDKALAHKFILEENLPSDYDFTKIDKDAVTVVYKKGFVNKSKVPSFTDTVQEMLMKNFDEETIYNGGLKVYTTLDFDIQKTAEEVFNNYEPLVKDENLQGGMITINSSNGHVISIIGGKNFQPGNFNRALDAKRQIGSAFKPFVYLSAIIDGKSENTIVEDSRVIFGKWAPKNVGTLYRKNSTLLEGLDKSVNMISIKLLRDLGHEKLKETIKKTKTNLNPPNDLTASLGSLVGTPMELAKAYAVFSNGGYAVEPVFLLEVRDKNDNTLYKYTPVIEKTFDSEDIALMTNLLISSTKTGTSRSAQVKTKYGKTIEQAGKTGTTNDARTVWYAGFTPELVTTVYLGYDDNSKMGNTTGGALAAPVWKEFYKKIIDNGYYTPSRFEYIDNLVANGKLYYQDLDPFSGLIAEKGSKKFLLKNNKIQLEHDSKYKKGIRDILYQ
- the rlmN gene encoding 23S rRNA (adenine(2503)-C(2))-methyltransferase RlmN translates to MEDFKLNLLNLDEKELTDYILASGMKKFYGKQIFNWLHGKLIRNINDMSNISLKDREMLFEKTYIPLFNLMDHKVSKIDGTEKFLFKLEDGNTIETVLLKHKTRNTLCVSTQVGCPVKCAFCATGASGFERNLDVHEIINQVYTIERRLRNKGESVNNIVFMGMGEPLLNINNLMKAIILLSHENGLNISKRKITISTSGIVPGIEKLLEEKLPVELAVSLHAVFNEKRDQLIPINKRFPLEDLFTVLKEYQRITNRRITFEYILIKEFNVSDTDANVLADFMHEFDHTLNLIPYNPVVENDFERPSQKKIEKFYNILKNDRKVNVVIRGEKGTDIDGACGQLRQRNAK
- a CDS encoding alanyl-tRNA editing protein; amino-acid sequence: MLIGIKNCEKYKDNYAVEVEYIDLFSTKIYPDGKGGQLGDRGHINNIPILEAKEDKIIIAEKIEKGEYEYYIDTNRRKDIAMQHTAEHLFSGIALKDYNLHNVGFRMGEEVSTIDLDSDSISEETVKELSDKVNEAILKGAKVLGTTIMRYEADTISGLRKKISPKITDEYIRLIKIEDYDLCACAGFHVNDIKDIRVFKILSHERIKGKYTRFTFIAGDRAIKDYENKSEIIKSLNHKFSCRDNEIIEKIENFKKEHEDLKKSYNLLLHNYALSLKEDILKNAIEINSHKVVVFHGEKELVNELKKVLAEDKLTFIGLYEDSALIAGEDINCSLLIKEILNADSSVKGGGGAKQGNIKGITDENIIIESFKKIV
- a CDS encoding threonine aldolase family protein; protein product: MISFKNDYSEGAHPRVLETLLRTNLEQTDGYGEDPYTLEAYKIIKEKIQCDDCNIRFIVGGTQTNLLVISQILRPHQSVISAETGHINGHETGAIEATGHKVELIPAPEGKLTPALVEKVLSLHTDAHNVEPKMVYISNPTEIGTLYKKAELEALYSCCKEHGLYLFMDGARLASALTSEYNDIALTDYPKLTDVFYIGGTKCGALFGEVAVFVNKDIFDGFQYAIKQRGALLAKGRLLGLQFGELFKDNLYYEIGEHSNKMADMLKKCFSDNGFGFATDSYSNQQFPILPNKLIQDLSLKYKYTFIEKYDDNNSVIRFVTSWATKKEHVEEFIKDFTELSKRYK